The Blastocatellia bacterium DNA window TGTGGCCATTGTAATGAAAGTCGCCGATGATCGGCACCGGAACGCCGCGCTCGGCGAGGCGCTCGACGATGTGCGGCACAGCGGCGGCGGCCTGCTTGGTATTGACCGTCACTCGCACCAGTTCCGAGCCGGCGCGCGCCAACTGCTCACACTGCTCGGTGGTGCCCGCGACATCCACCGTGTCGGTGTTGGTCATGGACTGCACGACGATGGGGTGCGGGCCGCCAACATGAATGCCGCCGACGTTAACCGCCACCGATTTTCTGCGCTGAATCTCTGACACGCAATTGCTCCTCGAAGGGTCAAGTTGAATGAAGATTGTAGCGGCTGGCCCCACGCGCCGCAATCCAGAGGGAGCTCGGTCAGACCGCCCCTCGGTGATTCGTCCAACCAGCCGCGATTGCCCCAGAGTGATTCGCGCTTGCGTTTGCCGCGAGCCGGAATTATCTTTGCGGCACTTGGAATCTCTAGGCGAAATGAAAGGCGAAAGAAACAATGAAAGACAGACTCGAACATCTTGAACAGGCTCAGCAGAGCCTCAACGCCAACGCCCCCTATCAGGTGTCGCAAGGCTACCGGCTGTCGCCGCACATGGTGACGACGGCCTTCACGCTCGACGGCTTCAAGATCGCCCGCAACCTCGGCGTCGTACGCGGCATCACTGTGCGCTCGCGGTCAATCTTCGGCACGCTCGGCGGCACGTTTCAAACGATTGTCGGCGGCAACATCACGGCCTTTACCAAGCTCTGCGAAGTTGCCCGCGCCGAAGCCTTCGAGATACTGATCCAACACGCCAGCGAGATCGGCGCTAACGCCATCATCGGCATGCGCTATGACGCCAATGAGATTATGAACGGCGTCACCGAAGTCCTGGCCTACGGCACGGCGGTCGTCGTCGCGCCGCTTGATCCCGAAGGCTGAAACGGGACCGCGGAAAGCGGTTGAGCGTTTGGCGGTGCGCCAGAGCGGATTGCCCGCCGCCGGCGCTTTATTCACGGCGTAAAGCAATCATCGGATCAACGCGGGTGGCCCGCCGCGCCGGCAGGTAGCAGGCCACCAGCGCCACGCCGATCAGCAATAACGTAATCGC harbors:
- a CDS encoding YbjQ family protein, producing MVTTAFTLDGFKIARNLGVVRGITVRSRSIFGTLGGTFQTIVGGNITAFTKLCEVARAEAFEILIQHASEIGANAIIGMRYDANEIMNGVTEVLAYGTAVVVAPLDPEG